A single Ciona intestinalis chromosome 12, KH, whole genome shotgun sequence DNA region contains:
- the LOC100180792 gene encoding cysteine and histidine-rich domain-containing protein 1-like, with amino-acid sequence MTEIQCYNTSCGAKFDPASNTEDSCHYHSGGPIFHDALKGWSCCKKRTTDFSEFMKIPGCTTGKHSNEKPKAAMKAKVETTKQNKEVSILEKIITPPPKPINTVELDRPSSTEPLISIPIKVTSSYDKLKAMKTSAAVDDGVIKIGTKCRNGGCEEVYANAPCDLSECNHHPGIPVFHEGMKYWSCCQRKTSDFTAFLSQAGCSKGSHLWKSNTEEKTVCRKDWHQTGPNVIVSIFAKHANIETSKFEVNQVYLKANIDYEGHKHFDLQMHLFGVVDPKVCKVTVSGTKIEITLRKRDALYWKTLGEDDSKEEVQEQEQKKLKVTTKVEKKAESDSDSDLSGIDDVIFD; translated from the exons ATGACAGAGATTCAGTGTTATAACACGTCTTGTGGAGCTAAATTCGACCCAGCATCGAATACAGAAG ATTCATGCCACTATCACTCTGGTGGTCCAATTTTTCATGATGCACTAAAGGGTTGGTCTTGTTGCAAAAAGAGGACAACAGATTTTTCAGAGTTTATGAAAATACCT GGTTGTACAACTGGAAAACATAGCAATGAAAAACCAAAAGCAGCAATGAAAGCAAAAGTAGAAAcaaccaaacaaaataaagaagttTCGATATTAGAGAAAATTATAACGCCTCCACCAAAACCTATTAATACTGTGGAGTTAGACAGACCAAG ttcGACAGAGCCCTTGATAAGCATTCCAATTAAAGTTACATCGTCTTATGACAAGTTGAAAGCCATGAAAACGAGCGCAGCTGTTGATGACGGAGTTATTAAAATCGGGACCAAATGTCGGAATGGAGGATGTGAAGAG GTATATGCGAATGCACCATGTGATTTATCAGAATGTAACCATCACCCTGGAATACCTGTGTTCCATGAAGG gatGAAATACTGGTCGTGTTGCCAGCGTAAGACGAGCGATTTCACGgctttcctcagccaagctgGATGCAGCAAAGGCAGTCATTTGTGGAAGAGCAATACAGAGGAGAAAACAGTTTGTCGAAAAGACTGGCATCAGACCGGACCAAACGTTATTGTCTCTATATTCGCCAAGCATGCAAACATTGAAACTTCTAAATTTGAAGTAAACCAAGTCTAT ttaAAAGCCAACATCGATTATGAAGGACACAAGCATTTTGATCTACAGATGCATTTGTTTGGT GTGGTAGATCCAAAGGTTTGCAAAGTTACTGTTTCTGGAACGAAAATTGAGATCACGCTGCGAAAACGAGACGCTCTATACTGGAAAACACTGGGGGAGGATGACAGCAAGGAAGAGGTCCAGGAACAGGagcaaaaaaaactaaaagtgACAACAAAAGTGGAAAAGAAAGCAGAGTCAGACAGTGACAGTGACTTGTCAGGAATAGATGATGTCATTTTTGACTga